From Mycteria americana isolate JAX WOST 10 ecotype Jacksonville Zoo and Gardens unplaced genomic scaffold, USCA_MyAme_1.0 Scaffold_158, whole genome shotgun sequence, the proteins below share one genomic window:
- the LOC142403275 gene encoding LOW QUALITY PROTEIN: uncharacterized protein LOC142403275 (The sequence of the model RefSeq protein was modified relative to this genomic sequence to represent the inferred CDS: inserted 1 base in 1 codon) has product MSAPRIPEDTGVSDPQICPPPPPRGPGVRDPQICPPQPRGPGDLGPPDLPHNSGDPGIRDPHIPPRPRGPRPPYLPHNPGVPGVQDPQIRSPANPGIRDPHICPTTLGTQPHRDLQPPPAAAPRPVAATTAPTTTRGPSLLLLDLSPWVQPPSGGRYLLIDNQGLPYTVLVAEPGGPGTLRRAFSCPVCGRSFEYLSYLQRHSITHSEHKPHVCRACGKAFKRTSHLERHKYTHAGRKPHACPLCPRRFRXLGELAHHQRVHTGERPFQCPHCHMRFGERNTLQRHVRRKHLPRPPAP; this is encoded by the exons ATGTCTGCCCCCCGCATCCCTGAGGACACCGGTGTCTCAGACCCCCagatctgcccccccccccctccccggggcccaGGCGTCCGGGACCCCCAGATCTGCCCCCCACAACCCCGGGGACCCGGGGATTTGGGACCCCCAGATCTGCCCCACAACTctggggacccaggcatccgggacccccatatccccccacgTCCCCGGGGACCCAGACCCCCATATCTGCCCCACAACCCAGGGGTCCCGGGTGTCCAGGACCCCCAGATCCGCTCCCCTGCGAacccaggcatccgggacccCCATATCTGCCccaccaccctggggacccag ccgCACCGAGACCTCCAAccaccccccgccgccgccccccgccccgtcgccgccaccaccgcccccaccaccacccgtggaccctccctcctcctcctcgacCTCTCGCCGTGGGTCCAGCCCCCGTCCGGGGGTCGCTACCTTCTGATCGACAACCAAGGGCTGCCCTATACGGTGCTGGTGGCCGAACCCGGGGGTCCCGGGACCCTCCGTCGCGCCTTCTCCTGCCCGGTCTGCGGCCGTTCCTTCGAGTACCTCTCCTACCTGCAGCGCCACAGCATCACCCACTCGGAGCACAAGCCCCACGTCTGTCGCGCCTGCGGCAAAGCCTTCAAGAGAACGTCCCACCTGGAGCGTCACAAATACACCCACGCCGGCCGCAAGCCCCACGCCTGCCCCCTCTGCCCCCGACGCTTCC ACTTGGGGGAGCTGGCCCACCACCAACGGGTGCACACGGGGGAGCGACCCTTCCAGTGTCCCCACTGCCACATGCGTTTCGGGGAGAGGAACACCCTCCAACGACACGTCAGGCGCAAGCATctgccccggccgccggcgccgtga